In Candidatus Binataceae bacterium, the sequence TCAGAACTTCACCGGCGAGGGCGTCGAGCATCCCGAACAGGTACGCAACGAGATGCTCATCGATCTGCGCGATTCTCTTGCGGCGATTTACGAAGACGTGTCGGTCATTATCAAGCAGCCGCCCGCTGAACTCGAGCGCGTGAGGAAGCCGCGGTCTGCCGCACCGTTCCTAGTAGTCTTGGCCGTCGTGGCCACTCATAGTCGCGGCGGCCGTCACCTTCAACTATGTGGAATACGAGCTGTTTGCAGATAATATCCTGAGCGCCGTACACTAGGGCCGTCCTTTCATAGCAATCGCACCGCCCGCCCAAGAATCAAGCTCTTGGCGCGCGCTTTTTGTTGAAGAGAATCTGGGCGTCTATTTGAGCCCTGTGAAGCAAATTCATTTCACTGCTAAATTTGACATGTTTAAGAAGATATAGGGCTATCACTGACATAACTGACATGTTATAGGTAACCGTTCGAAATCATCATCGCTGAAGAACGAGAGGTATCGATGACCACCGAGTCCGAGCGGGCGACACGCGAACGCCTGGCAGTTTGCCTCGCCCGATTGGCTGCTTTCAGGTCCGGGGATCTGGCGCAGGCCGGTCCGGGGTCGGTTTTCCGCGCGGGATTTCCCTATTTCGAGGGCACACTATCCCTTTTCCGCCGCCTGGCACATTCCAATTTGCGCGATCTTTCCCCGGAAGATCTGCACGCCGCCGCCGAGCAGGCGGAAAAGACTCTGGCGCAGTTTCGCGAAATCATGAGCTTCACCGGCCAGGGCGTGCAAAATCCGCGAAAAGCCGGCGCGGCAATGATCGGGGCAGTGCGCGATGCGTATCCGGCGCTCGAAGAGACGTTAACGCCATTCATCACGGCGAAGGCGCCGCCCGCCACGCGCGCCGTTGCGCCCAAAGCGAAGCGGAACGTGACGCTCGCGATCGGGCTGGCCGCTGCGGCAGCCGTGACGGCAGTCATTATCGCAAGCCGGCACGCTGACTATCTTTACCCGCAATATACCGTGCTTGCCGAGAAAGTGATGAGCGTGCTGCGCTGATACTCACGGACGCGTTAAAGGCCGCCTCATCAGACGCGTTCGATTATCGACGCGATTCCCTGCCCCACTCCCACGCACATCGTGCATAGCGCGTAACGGGCCTTGCGATGCTCCAGCTCATGCAGCGCCGTGAGCATCAGCCGCGCCCCGCTCATTCCGAGCGGATGGCCGAGCGCGATCGCGCCGCCGTTGGGGTTCACCTGTTCGGCATCGTCGGGGAGGCCCAGTTGGCGCAGGACTGCGAGCGATTGCGCCGCGAACGCTTCGTTGAGTTCGACCACGTCGATATCGCGAAGATCGATGCGCGTGAGCTCGAGCGCCTTGCGCGAGGCGGGCGCGGGTCCGATGCCCATTATTCGCGGCGGCACGCCGGCCGTCGCCGCGCCGACGACTCGCGCGCGCGGCGTGAGCTTGTAGTCCTTGACGGCGGCTTCCGAAGCCACGATAAGCGCGGCGGCGCCGTCATTGACGCCTGAGGCGTTGCCGGCGGTCACCGAGCTTGACGGGCCGAACAATGCAGGCAGTTTCGCCAATGTTTCGAGCGTTGTATCGGGGCGTGGATGCTCGTCGACGTTCACCGCAACCGTCTCGCGCCGGCCTGCGGCCTTGACCGGCACGATCTCCTCGGCGAAGCGTCCCGCCGCCTGCGCGCGTTTCGCGCGCATCTGGCTGCGATAAGCGAAAGCGTCCTGGTCGGCGCGCGAGATTTCGAAATCCGCCGCAACGTTGTCGGAAGTCTCGGGCATTGAATCAGCGCCGTAGGCCTTCTTCATCAGCGGATTGACGAAGCGCCATCCGATCGTCGTGTCATAGATCTCGGCGTTGCGCGAAAAGGCGCTCGTCGCCTTGGGCATCACGAACGGCGCGCGCGACATGCATTCCACGCCGCCCGCGACCACCAGGTTCGCTTCGCCCGTCCTGACCGCCCGCGCCGCCTGCACCACCGCCTCCATCCCCGAGCCGCACAGACGATTGACGGTGACGCCGCTCACGTCGACCGGCAGTCCGGCCAGCAGTGCCGCCATGCGCGCGACGTTGCGGTTGTCTTCGCCGGCCTGGTTGGCGCAGCCGAGGATTACATCGTTGACGCGGCTCCAATCGATCTCAGGGTTGCGTTCGATCAGC encodes:
- the pcaF gene encoding 3-oxoadipyl-CoA thiolase, whose product is MAEAFICDAIRTPIGRYGGALAGVRTDDLAAIPIRTLIERNPEIDWSRVNDVILGCANQAGEDNRNVARMAALLAGLPVDVSGVTVNRLCGSGMEAVVQAARAVRTGEANLVVAGGVECMSRAPFVMPKATSAFSRNAEIYDTTIGWRFVNPLMKKAYGADSMPETSDNVAADFEISRADQDAFAYRSQMRAKRAQAAGRFAEEIVPVKAAGRRETVAVNVDEHPRPDTTLETLAKLPALFGPSSSVTAGNASGVNDGAAALIVASEAAVKDYKLTPRARVVGAATAGVPPRIMGIGPAPASRKALELTRIDLRDIDVVELNEAFAAQSLAVLRQLGLPDDAEQVNPNGGAIALGHPLGMSGARLMLTALHELEHRKARYALCTMCVGVGQGIASIIERV